The Benincasa hispida cultivar B227 chromosome 9, ASM972705v1, whole genome shotgun sequence genome has a segment encoding these proteins:
- the LOC120085473 gene encoding LOW QUALITY PROTEIN: probable long-chain-alcohol O-fatty-acyltransferase 1 (The sequence of the model RefSeq protein was modified relative to this genomic sequence to represent the inferred CDS: inserted 2 bases in 1 codon) produces the protein MGGEIIRFIKMLPIFIMSSLYCYFIASKFSKGKLRLLSLLPVFSLFTVLPLYFSSILFTSNIALFVTWLTTFKLLLFSFDLGPLASDPPLSFPLFASIAFFPTRVKHNKTTPPDQEPPPKLPLNLPSKVVILAILILGNSYIVLVCPNNVKFWINCVTIYFYLDVIMSLSNVFVRSTFGVEVRQAFNEPYLSTSLQNLWGRRWNLLVSETLHNTIYKPVRYKVGMPRWVAXELLYELLYYYIVRASPTWEATWFFVMHGVCLAVEIELKRAYGKRWPLHWAVSGPLTTVFMVTTTYWLLFPLMLRS, from the exons ATGGGTGGCGAAATCATAAGATTCATCAAGATGTTGCCCATATTCATTATGTCCTCTTTGTATTGCTATTTCATAGCTTCAAAGTTTTCCAAAGGCAAACTTAGGCTCCTCTCTCTGCTCCCCgtcttctctctcttcaccgTCCTCCCTCTCTACTTCTCCTCCATCCTCTTCACGAGCAACATCGCCTTATTCGTCACCTGGCTTACGACCTTcaagctccttcttttctcatTCGATTTGGGTCCTCTAGCTTCGGACCCACCATTGTCATTCCCTCTTTTTGCTTCTATTGCTTTCTTTCCAACTAGAGTCAAGCATAACAAAACAACCCCACCTGACCAAGAACCACCTCCAAAGTTGCCTCTAAACTTGCCAAGCAAAGTGGTGATACTTGCCATATTGATCTTAGGAAACAGCTATATTGTCCTTGTTTGTCCCAATAATGTAAAGTTCTGGATCAATTGTGTTACAATATATTTCTACTTAGACGTAATTATGAGTCTATCCAATGTTTTTGTTCGATCAACTTTCGGTGTCGAGGTCAGACAAGCATTTAACGAGCCATATCTATCGACATCGCTTCAAAATTTATGGGGTCGGAGGTGGAATCTATTAGTATCTGAAACTTTGCACAACACAATCTACAAACCAGTTCGTTACAAAGTAGGGATGCCACGGTGGGTGGC TGAGCTTTTGTATGAGCTTTTGTATTACTACATTGTCAGAGCGAGTCCGACATGGGAAGCCACGTGGTTCTTTGTGATGCATGGAGTGTGTTTGGCCGTGGAGATTGAATTGAAGAGGGCGTATGGGAAAAGGTGGCCGTTGCATTGGGCAGTTTCTGGACCATTAACGACGGTGTTTATGGTAACCACCACTTATTGGTTGCTTTTTCCTCTAATGTTGAGGTCTTGA